A genomic region of Kribbella sp. NBC_00382 contains the following coding sequences:
- a CDS encoding MoxR family ATPase: MQAAITVTPAQLPDVLLNVAVVRPVFVWGAPGIGKSSLVRSFADSLGLDCVTLLGTQLAPEDLIGVPQIVDGRSRFAPPVSIARETPYCLFLDELNASSPEVQKAFYSLILDRRIGEYELPAGSVVIGAGNRATDNALARPMASALLNRLVHVHLRASATDWLAWAAGAGIHPWVLDYLLNRPDHLWTAPPKTEEPFSTPRSWHMLSDALHSYGEGVDDETIRILAFGTLTAAHASTFRAFVKTVRNAFGLEAVLKGEAAWPAAPEDRDLLYFLAETFRARLVKELSADKASASPAARQLAYRGKALLVELAEISLEVAQIVIASDDNGRPVLPTWFLVEVTRDLPRLVAARS; encoded by the coding sequence ATGCAGGCCGCCATCACCGTGACGCCGGCGCAGTTGCCCGACGTGTTGCTGAACGTCGCCGTCGTGCGGCCGGTGTTCGTCTGGGGCGCGCCAGGGATCGGCAAGAGCAGCCTGGTGCGTTCCTTCGCGGACTCGCTCGGGCTGGACTGCGTGACCCTGCTCGGGACGCAACTGGCGCCGGAGGACCTGATCGGAGTACCGCAGATCGTGGACGGGCGGAGCCGGTTCGCGCCGCCGGTGAGCATCGCCCGGGAGACGCCGTACTGCTTGTTCCTGGATGAGCTGAACGCGTCGTCGCCCGAGGTGCAGAAGGCGTTCTACTCGCTGATCCTGGATCGGCGGATCGGTGAGTACGAGCTGCCTGCCGGGTCCGTCGTGATCGGCGCTGGGAACCGGGCCACCGACAACGCGCTGGCCCGGCCGATGGCGTCGGCTCTGCTCAACCGGTTGGTGCATGTTCACCTGCGAGCGTCGGCGACCGATTGGCTGGCGTGGGCTGCCGGCGCAGGGATTCACCCGTGGGTGCTCGACTATTTGCTCAACCGGCCGGACCACTTGTGGACGGCGCCGCCGAAGACGGAGGAGCCGTTCTCGACGCCGCGCAGCTGGCACATGCTGTCCGACGCGCTGCACTCCTACGGAGAGGGCGTCGACGACGAGACCATCCGGATCCTTGCCTTCGGCACCTTGACCGCCGCGCACGCCTCGACGTTCCGTGCCTTCGTGAAGACGGTTCGGAATGCTTTTGGGCTGGAGGCGGTGCTCAAGGGCGAGGCTGCCTGGCCGGCCGCTCCTGAGGACCGGGATCTGCTCTACTTCCTGGCCGAGACCTTCCGGGCGCGGCTGGTGAAGGAACTGTCGGCTGACAAGGCCTCGGCGAGCCCGGCGGCCCGGCAGTTGGCTTATCGCGGCAAGGCGTTGCTGGTGGAGCTCGCAGAGATCTCATTGGAGGTTGCCCAGATCGTGATCGCATCTGACGACAACGGCCGCCCGGTGCTGCCGACCTGGTTCCTGGTCGAGGTCACCCGCGACCTGCCCCGTCTCGTGGCTGCCCGGTCCTGA
- a CDS encoding vWA domain-containing protein, with product MARRGPKRDPAVEAIRAGWGVVAAHPLFAPMVGYRNAPLRSADGPCPADGWAVVTSDGTFYAHPTRLADADQWAWVFAHLLIHLGLGHASPGRPGADHAAAAACDVAVNRFLASLGIGRAVVRLPDELPGTDEDVLAREWRRTGVPAEFGQLGVAGHVNDVVVRPWTGWGDPPAWEDWFAAGLSDAAAAAVEIAGGVRSSLSDAGGAVAEWDRALGWFVSSYPLLGALAASMKVVAEAELARGWDIQVAAVNAEAGEIYINPLHKLTQNEWRFVMAHEMLHAALRHGARVGGRDAYLWNVAADLVINGWLIEMAVGTMPDGALYDVSLRGLSVEAVYDRITTDLRRYRKLATLRGVGLGDVLGQPLPRVGEGARATDLDDIYRRSLTTGLAYHDSSRGLLPAGLVEEIKALDHPPLAWDAQLARWFEEHVPSVAKVRTYARASRRQASTPDIPRPGWVRPTTVERLPTYGVVLDTSGSMDRALLGKALGAIASYSMARDVPAARVVYCDAAAYDAGYVPVDDIAGRVKVRGRGGTVLQPGVDLLERADDFPADGPILIITDGQCDVVRVRREHAWLVPAGATLPFTPKGPVFRVQ from the coding sequence ATGGCTCGGCGGGGGCCTAAGCGGGATCCGGCGGTGGAGGCGATCCGGGCTGGGTGGGGTGTGGTTGCGGCGCATCCGCTGTTTGCGCCGATGGTGGGTTACCGGAACGCGCCGCTGCGTTCAGCGGACGGGCCGTGTCCGGCCGACGGGTGGGCGGTCGTGACTTCGGATGGGACCTTCTACGCCCATCCGACCCGGTTGGCCGATGCGGACCAGTGGGCTTGGGTCTTTGCGCATCTGCTGATCCACCTCGGGCTCGGCCACGCGTCGCCGGGCAGGCCTGGTGCGGATCACGCGGCGGCTGCCGCTTGTGATGTGGCGGTCAACCGGTTCTTGGCGTCGTTGGGGATCGGGCGGGCTGTGGTGCGGCTGCCGGATGAGTTGCCGGGCACGGACGAGGATGTGCTGGCGCGGGAGTGGCGGCGTACCGGCGTACCGGCTGAGTTTGGGCAGTTGGGCGTGGCTGGGCATGTGAATGATGTGGTGGTGAGGCCCTGGACGGGATGGGGCGACCCGCCCGCCTGGGAGGACTGGTTTGCCGCTGGGCTCTCGGACGCGGCTGCGGCGGCTGTGGAGATCGCTGGTGGGGTGCGGTCCTCGCTGTCGGACGCTGGTGGCGCAGTAGCCGAGTGGGACCGGGCACTGGGCTGGTTCGTGTCGTCGTACCCGTTACTGGGCGCTCTGGCCGCCAGCATGAAGGTAGTAGCCGAGGCAGAGCTCGCCCGCGGGTGGGACATCCAGGTGGCGGCCGTGAACGCCGAAGCGGGGGAGATCTACATCAACCCGCTCCACAAGCTGACGCAGAACGAATGGCGCTTCGTGATGGCCCACGAGATGCTGCACGCCGCCCTGCGCCACGGTGCTCGCGTCGGCGGGCGTGACGCGTACCTGTGGAACGTAGCTGCCGACCTGGTCATCAACGGCTGGCTGATCGAGATGGCCGTCGGCACGATGCCGGACGGAGCCCTGTACGACGTATCGCTGCGCGGACTGTCCGTGGAGGCCGTGTACGACCGGATCACGACCGACCTGCGCAGGTACCGCAAGCTGGCGACTCTGCGGGGTGTAGGGCTCGGTGACGTACTGGGCCAGCCGCTGCCGCGAGTGGGTGAGGGTGCCCGGGCTACTGACCTCGACGACATCTACCGGCGTTCGCTGACGACCGGGCTGGCCTACCACGACAGCAGTCGGGGTCTACTGCCTGCAGGGCTCGTCGAGGAGATCAAGGCGCTCGACCATCCACCACTGGCTTGGGATGCGCAGCTGGCGCGCTGGTTCGAGGAGCATGTGCCGTCGGTGGCGAAGGTACGGACGTACGCTCGCGCCTCCCGTCGCCAGGCGAGCACTCCGGACATCCCGCGACCGGGGTGGGTGCGGCCGACCACGGTCGAGCGGCTGCCGACGTACGGGGTGGTGCTGGACACCTCGGGCTCGATGGATCGCGCCCTGCTGGGGAAGGCGTTGGGGGCCATTGCGTCGTACTCGATGGCACGGGATGTCCCTGCGGCACGGGTGGTCTATTGCGATGCTGCGGCGTACGACGCGGGCTATGTCCCGGTCGACGACATCGCTGGTCGGGTGAAGGTGCGCGGGCGGGGCGGGACGGTCCTGCAGCCCGGGGTCGACCTCCTGGAGCGCGCGGACGACTTCCCGGCGGACGGCCCGATCCTGATCATCACAGACGGCCAGTGCGACGTAGTACGGGTACGCCGCGAACACGCCTGGCTCGTACCGGCCGGCGCCACGCTGCCCTTCACTCCCAAGGGCCCGGTCTTCCGCGTCCAGTGA
- a CDS encoding MFS transporter gives MWRNREFLKLWSGQAISWTGTAITTVAMPLVAVVTLHASAVEMGVLAALNVLPHLVFGLPAGLVVSRFSLRRLLLVADLGRAVLLGVIPLLAAIGHLQILHLYLVALAAGILTLLSDTASQSLLPVLVPRDDLMSANSATLFTQTVAGTAGPSLAGVLVAAVSAPFAIAFDAASYALSAVTSMLLKEPPRSSAARGPALTLTGGLRVLFDDPLLRALVISATAAAAFGALQAPLVVLYLVRELHWSPLLVGAVITVSGVASALGALAAPAYGRLLGLGRAYITGQLLASLSGLALAAGLTPLAFGSQLLTGLGMPLYGVPQRTLRQSLVPPALLAQATAAWRTLVIGGQTTGMLLSGVLATTLGLRTTFLLTTAGMLTAAVYSARSRLRQV, from the coding sequence ATGTGGCGCAACCGCGAGTTCCTCAAGCTGTGGTCCGGGCAGGCGATCTCCTGGACGGGTACTGCGATCACTACCGTCGCGATGCCACTCGTCGCCGTTGTCACGCTGCACGCATCGGCTGTCGAGATGGGTGTCCTCGCAGCCCTGAATGTCCTTCCCCACTTGGTGTTTGGCCTACCTGCTGGACTGGTGGTCAGCCGCTTCTCCCTGCGCCGCTTACTGCTTGTGGCTGACCTCGGTAGAGCTGTGCTGCTCGGCGTAATCCCTTTGCTGGCGGCCATCGGGCACCTGCAGATTCTGCATCTCTACCTGGTCGCCCTAGCCGCCGGTATCCTGACACTGCTGTCCGATACGGCCTCACAGTCGCTGTTGCCGGTACTGGTTCCGCGCGACGACCTGATGTCCGCCAACAGCGCCACACTGTTCACACAGACCGTCGCCGGTACCGCGGGCCCTTCGCTGGCTGGTGTTCTGGTCGCAGCCGTCAGCGCTCCGTTCGCGATCGCCTTCGACGCTGCCTCCTACGCGTTGTCCGCCGTGACATCGATGCTGTTGAAGGAGCCTCCGCGCTCGTCTGCCGCCCGGGGCCCGGCGTTGACCCTCACTGGCGGCCTACGTGTCCTCTTTGATGACCCGTTGCTCAGAGCGCTGGTCATCTCCGCAACGGCAGCCGCAGCCTTTGGAGCACTCCAGGCGCCTTTGGTGGTTCTCTACCTGGTCCGCGAGCTCCACTGGTCGCCACTACTCGTCGGGGCCGTCATCACCGTCTCGGGAGTCGCCTCAGCGCTCGGCGCGCTCGCGGCACCGGCGTACGGGCGCCTCCTGGGCCTGGGGCGCGCTTACATCACCGGCCAACTCCTCGCGTCCCTCTCGGGCCTGGCCCTAGCGGCGGGCCTGACTCCACTCGCCTTCGGCAGCCAGCTCCTCACGGGCCTGGGGATGCCGTTGTACGGAGTACCGCAGCGCACTCTCCGCCAATCCCTCGTCCCGCCCGCCCTACTCGCACAGGCCACAGCTGCCTGGCGCACCCTCGTCATCGGCGGCCAAACGACCGGCATGCTGCTCTCCGGCGTACTAGCCACCACCCTCGGCCTCCGCACCACCTTCCTCCTCACCACCGCAGGCATGCTCACCGCAGCCGTGTACTCCGCTCGCTCCCGCCTGCGCCAGGTCTGA